Proteins from a genomic interval of Haemophilus parainfluenzae T3T1:
- the thiP gene encoding thiamine/thiamine pyrophosphate ABC transporter permease ThiP, producing MSLLQHPHFRPRHYLGGSAVIFFIVLLYGFSLSAVFSVGSDYALSDFLKDDYLHQVIAFSVGQAFLSALLSSVIGTLFARAFFYLDFKGKSLILRIFSLTFVLPALLAIFGLIGIYGTAGWLTQLLQTLGISWKPSIYGLSGILIAHLFFNIPLAARMSLQALQSVPTEQHQLAAQLNIKGFTFFRLIEWPYLKSQIVSAFVLIFMLCFTSFTIVLALGGGPQNSTLEVAIYQAIFFEFDLPKAALFALVQFAFCFALFSLSQYWAKAPETQISQRYRWVLPSSSAVKFGHIFVLFSVCLFILSPLFNIVFQGLSATQLFGYWQNPQLWKALAYSLTMAPTAGILSVLFGFFLLLLSRQLQWLYHPKLAHLILTGGMMILAIPTIVLAVGLFLWLQDIDFSAGHLFVVVSVCNALAALPFVIKILNTPMNQSMQYYEKLCLSLNITGWQRFRLIEYPLLKAPLKYALALATTLSLGDFTAIALFGSPDFTSLPHLLYQQIGQYRSQEAAVTALILLGLCLGLFMFIEGQKEQHD from the coding sequence ATGAGCTTATTGCAACATCCGCATTTTCGTCCTCGCCATTATTTGGGCGGAAGTGCTGTCATTTTTTTCATTGTTTTACTCTATGGATTTTCACTTTCTGCGGTTTTTTCAGTAGGAAGTGATTATGCCTTATCTGATTTCTTAAAAGACGATTATTTGCATCAAGTTATCGCCTTTAGTGTCGGGCAGGCATTCTTGTCAGCCTTGCTTTCTAGCGTAATTGGAACTTTATTTGCGCGTGCTTTTTTCTATTTAGATTTCAAAGGCAAATCGCTCATTTTACGCATTTTTTCTCTCACGTTTGTTTTGCCAGCATTACTGGCTATTTTCGGTCTAATTGGTATTTATGGCACAGCCGGTTGGCTAACACAACTGCTGCAAACCTTAGGTATTTCGTGGAAACCCTCCATTTATGGTTTAAGTGGCATTCTCATTGCCCATTTATTTTTTAATATTCCTTTAGCGGCACGAATGAGTTTGCAGGCTTTGCAAAGTGTACCGACCGAACAGCATCAACTCGCGGCACAATTGAATATCAAAGGTTTCACATTTTTCCGTTTAATTGAATGGCCTTATTTGAAAAGCCAAATCGTGTCAGCCTTTGTATTGATTTTTATGCTGTGTTTCACCAGTTTTACGATTGTCTTGGCGCTAGGTGGAGGGCCACAAAATAGCACACTAGAAGTCGCCATTTACCAAGCCATTTTCTTTGAATTCGATTTACCCAAAGCGGCACTTTTTGCGTTAGTGCAATTTGCGTTTTGTTTTGCGTTATTTTCGCTTTCACAATATTGGGCGAAAGCACCTGAAACGCAGATTTCGCAACGTTATCGATGGGTTTTGCCTTCTTCAAGTGCGGTCAAATTTGGACATATTTTTGTCTTATTCTCGGTGTGCTTATTTATTTTAAGTCCCTTATTCAATATTGTTTTTCAAGGTTTGTCAGCTACCCAATTATTTGGCTATTGGCAAAATCCACAATTATGGAAGGCACTTGCTTATTCATTAACCATGGCACCGACAGCCGGGATTTTATCAGTATTATTTGGATTCTTCTTATTGTTACTCTCCCGTCAGCTACAATGGTTATATCACCCTAAATTAGCTCACTTAATTTTAACGGGGGGCATGATGATTTTAGCCATTCCGACGATTGTCTTAGCAGTAGGGTTATTCCTTTGGTTGCAAGATATTGATTTTTCGGCAGGGCATTTGTTTGTTGTAGTATCGGTTTGTAACGCCTTGGCCGCCTTGCCATTTGTCATCAAAATTCTCAATACACCAATGAATCAATCGATGCAATATTATGAAAAACTCTGTTTATCGCTGAATATTACAGGCTGGCAGCGTTTTCGTTTAATTGAATATCCGCTACTAAAAGCCCCGTTGAAATATGCCTTGGCGCTCGCAACGACTTTATCACTCGGCGATTTTACGGCAATAGCTTTATTTGGTAGCCCTGATTTTACTTCGTTGCCTCATTTGCTTTATCAACAAATCGGGCAATATCGAAGCCAAGAAGCGGCAGTGACGGCATTGATTTTATTGGGCTTATGCTTAGGGTTATTTATGTTTATTGAAGGGCAGAAGGAACAACATGATTAA
- the thiB gene encoding thiamine ABC transporter substrate binding subunit, producing MNKTLPILTALFTASAFAQAAPQTLDVYTYDSFSADWSAGPKVKAAFEQQFPQCKLNYVAFDNNGTLFNRVRLEGKKIKADVVLGLDSYQIEDAQKLNIFEPNKVDLSLLRLPIKWENHTFLPFDYAQYAFIYDKNKLTNPPKSLKELVERQDLKVLYQDPRTSSIGRGLLLWMNVVYPEADVANAWKTLSKHTVTVTKGWTESYGAFLKGEGDVVLSVNTSPIYHILSEQKDNYVATEFAEGSVLQVEVAAKVANRNNACADEFLGFLLSPQAQADIAKNNVMLPVVETNIESHIDALNSRAKSMRILDTTTVTSEQLKGWINQWQKALSK from the coding sequence ATGAACAAAACGCTTCCCATTTTAACCGCACTTTTTACCGCTTCCGCTTTCGCACAAGCCGCACCTCAAACATTAGATGTTTATACTTATGATTCATTTAGTGCCGATTGGAGTGCTGGACCAAAGGTTAAAGCAGCTTTTGAACAACAATTCCCGCAATGTAAGCTGAATTATGTGGCTTTTGATAATAATGGCACCTTGTTTAACCGTGTTCGTCTAGAAGGTAAAAAAATTAAAGCAGATGTGGTGCTCGGTTTAGATAGCTATCAAATTGAAGATGCACAAAAACTCAATATTTTTGAGCCAAATAAAGTGGATTTAAGCCTGTTACGTTTACCAATTAAATGGGAAAACCACACGTTCTTACCATTCGATTATGCACAATACGCGTTTATTTATGATAAAAATAAACTGACTAATCCACCAAAGAGCCTAAAAGAATTAGTTGAGCGTCAAGATCTTAAAGTGTTATATCAAGATCCGCGTACAAGCAGTATTGGACGTGGTTTATTACTTTGGATGAATGTAGTTTATCCAGAAGCAGATGTCGCAAATGCCTGGAAAACCCTTTCTAAACATACGGTCACGGTCACCAAAGGTTGGACTGAGTCTTATGGGGCTTTCTTAAAAGGCGAAGGGGATGTGGTTTTAAGCGTCAATACTTCACCGATTTACCATATTCTTTCTGAACAAAAAGACAATTATGTGGCAACGGAATTTGCAGAGGGTAGCGTATTACAAGTTGAAGTCGCGGCAAAAGTCGCTAACCGTAATAATGCCTGTGCTGATGAATTTTTAGGATTCTTACTTTCACCGCAAGCTCAAGCGGATATTGCCAAAAATAATGTGATGTTACCCGTAGTAGAGACCAATATTGAAAGTCATATTGATGCGCTTAATTCTCGCGCAAAATCAATGCGTATTTTAGATACCACCACGGTGACAAGCGAGCAGCTTAAAGGCTGGATCAATCAATGGCAAAAAGCCTTATCTAAATAG
- the grxD gene encoding Grx4 family monothiol glutaredoxin encodes METLDKIKKQIAENPILIYMKGSPKLPSCGFSARASEALMNCKVPFGYVDILQHPDIRAELPAYANWPTFPQLWVEGELIGGCDIILEMYQAGELQTLLSEVAAKHQA; translated from the coding sequence ATGGAAACGTTAGACAAAATCAAAAAACAAATCGCTGAAAACCCAATTTTAATTTACATGAAAGGTTCACCAAAATTACCTTCTTGTGGTTTCTCTGCACGTGCATCTGAAGCATTAATGAATTGCAAAGTGCCTTTCGGCTATGTTGATATTCTTCAACACCCAGATATTCGTGCTGAATTGCCGGCTTATGCAAACTGGCCAACTTTCCCACAATTATGGGTAGAAGGTGAGTTAATTGGTGGTTGTGATATTATTTTAGAAATGTATCAAGCTGGCGAACTTCAAACTTTATTAAGCGAAGTAGCGGCTAAACATCAAGCTTAA
- a CDS encoding TPM domain-containing protein — protein MAKLLSFMKSAVVFSLVFFAQMVVAAEFPPAPNPFHYINDYTNTLSSEHKQILENKLIAYSKETSSQIAVVLVPTTGEYEIADYTFALGDKWGIGRKNLNNGVLMLIAKDDRKVFIATGQGLEGVLPDAFLSQVIRSAILPQFKQGQYAQGINDGLNQIIAASKGEFDAAQVEEDAFDKYIPFLMVLAFIAIVLFGEFQYHKDEVYISPNQRDQLNKIIRQSTISRRRGGGSGFGGGFGGGFGGGGSSGGGFGGGGFGGGGAGGSW, from the coding sequence ATGGCTAAGCTTTTATCTTTTATGAAAAGTGCGGTTGTTTTTAGCCTTGTTTTTTTTGCTCAAATGGTTGTTGCGGCAGAATTTCCGCCTGCACCAAATCCTTTCCATTACATAAACGATTACACCAACACACTTTCATCAGAACATAAGCAAATTTTAGAAAATAAACTGATTGCTTATAGTAAAGAAACGAGTTCACAAATCGCTGTCGTTTTAGTTCCGACAACCGGTGAATATGAAATTGCTGATTATACCTTTGCTTTAGGTGATAAATGGGGCATTGGACGTAAAAATCTGAATAATGGTGTGTTGATGCTGATTGCGAAGGATGATCGCAAAGTCTTTATTGCAACAGGGCAAGGTTTAGAAGGTGTTTTGCCCGATGCTTTTTTATCGCAAGTCATCCGTTCGGCCATTTTGCCACAATTTAAACAAGGCCAATATGCGCAAGGTATTAATGATGGCTTAAACCAAATTATTGCAGCAAGTAAAGGCGAGTTTGATGCAGCACAAGTTGAAGAAGATGCGTTCGATAAGTACATTCCATTCTTAATGGTATTGGCGTTTATTGCCATTGTACTATTTGGTGAATTCCAATATCACAAAGATGAAGTCTATATTAGCCCGAATCAACGTGACCAACTGAATAAAATCATTCGTCAAAGTACGATTTCTCGTCGCCGTGGTGGCGGTTCCGGTTTCGGAGGTGGATTTGGCGGAGGCTTCGGCGGAGGTGGTTCTTCCGGTGGTGGCTTTGGTGGCGGTGGCTTTGGCGGCGGCGGAGCGGGTGGAAGTTGGTAA
- a CDS encoding TPM domain-containing protein, with product MPFFSRIPVDKKQIEAAISRLESLSSAELRVYIERKVPKASAQLSAMERALEVFDELEMHKTAAQNAVLIYVGYKNHLCAIVGDKGIHQFVDVAYWQLQCDLMIEQFKQKAYTQGIVDAIDRISDILSRHFPIQPDDVNELSNEVIING from the coding sequence ATGCCATTCTTTTCCAGAATTCCGGTAGATAAAAAGCAAATCGAGGCGGCGATTAGTCGCCTCGAAAGCTTAAGTTCGGCTGAGTTACGTGTTTATATTGAACGCAAAGTGCCAAAGGCTTCAGCACAATTGTCTGCAATGGAACGTGCTTTAGAAGTGTTTGATGAACTGGAAATGCATAAAACAGCGGCACAAAATGCCGTGTTGATTTATGTGGGATATAAAAATCATCTCTGTGCAATCGTAGGTGATAAAGGCATTCATCAATTTGTTGACGTGGCTTATTGGCAGTTACAATGCGATCTAATGATTGAGCAGTTTAAACAAAAAGCTTATACACAAGGTATTGTCGATGCGATTGATCGTATCAGTGATATTTTATCTCGCCATTTCCCTATTCAGCCTGATGATGTGAATGAATTATCTAATGAGGTAATTATTAATGGCTAA
- a CDS encoding LemA family protein, with protein sequence MKKWIILIIIAVAAGFGLMSSYNGLVKAETEIDSVWANVESSYQRRADLIPNLVNTVKGQANFEQQTLTNVIEARAKATQTKIDPSNLTEEQLNEFQQNQNQVGSALSRLLVTVEQYPQLKANEGFMNLQAQLEGTENRINVARNKFNEAARIYNEKVRQFPTKLAAMIFGFKAKPYFKSATGAENAPTVNFN encoded by the coding sequence ATGAAAAAGTGGATTATCTTGATTATTATCGCCGTTGCTGCAGGTTTTGGCTTAATGTCTAGCTACAATGGCTTAGTAAAAGCAGAAACTGAAATTGATTCTGTTTGGGCAAATGTTGAATCATCTTATCAACGTCGTGCTGATTTAATTCCAAACTTAGTGAATACTGTAAAAGGTCAAGCTAATTTTGAACAACAGACATTAACCAATGTAATCGAAGCTCGCGCAAAAGCGACACAAACTAAAATTGATCCGTCTAATTTAACGGAAGAACAATTAAACGAATTCCAACAAAACCAAAATCAAGTAGGTTCAGCATTATCTCGCTTACTTGTTACTGTAGAACAATACCCACAATTAAAAGCGAATGAAGGTTTTATGAACTTACAAGCGCAACTTGAAGGTACAGAAAACCGTATCAATGTCGCTCGTAATAAATTTAATGAAGCAGCGCGTATTTATAATGAAAAAGTACGTCAATTCCCAACTAAATTAGCGGCAATGATTTTTGGTTTTAAAGCTAAACCTTACTTTAAATCAGCTACTGGCGCTGAAAACGCACCGACTGTAAACTTTAACTAA
- the ompA gene encoding porin OmpA gives MKKTAIALVVAGLAAASVAQAAPQENTFYVGAKAGLASFHDGIKANTDATNPRSLDFGTGYNRNSVTYGVFGGYQILNRDNLGLAVELGYDDFGRVKFKDAGKTVFKHTNHGTHLSFKGSYGLTEGLDFYGRAGAALVRSDYKVYDETTGAREHAYGRHSLRVSPVFAAGFEYALPSLPELALRLEYQWLARVGKLRTQTGPNSSVDYNPWIGSINAGLSYRFGQGAAPVVAPEVVSKTFNLSSDVTFAFGKANLKPQAKATLDGIYGEIAQINNANVAVAGYTDRIGKDAPNVKLSQRRADSVANYLVAKGVPAQSISAVGHGKANPVTGSTCDAVKGRKALIACLAPDRRVEIAVNGTK, from the coding sequence ATGAAAAAAACTGCAATCGCATTAGTCGTTGCTGGTTTAGCAGCAGCTTCAGTAGCTCAAGCAGCTCCACAAGAAAACACTTTCTATGTGGGTGCTAAAGCTGGTCTAGCATCTTTCCACGATGGTATCAAAGCTAACACTGATGCTACTAACCCTCGTAGCTTAGATTTCGGTACTGGTTACAATCGTAACTCTGTTACTTACGGTGTGTTTGGTGGTTACCAAATCTTAAATCGTGATAACTTAGGTTTAGCGGTTGAATTAGGTTACGATGACTTCGGTCGTGTTAAATTCAAAGATGCTGGTAAAACTGTATTCAAACACACTAACCACGGTACACACTTAAGCTTTAAAGGTAGCTATGGTTTAACAGAAGGTTTAGACTTCTACGGTCGTGCTGGTGCAGCTTTAGTTCGTTCTGACTATAAAGTCTACGATGAAACTACTGGTGCTCGTGAGCACGCATATGGTCGTCACAGCTTACGCGTTTCTCCAGTGTTCGCTGCTGGTTTCGAATATGCATTACCTTCATTACCAGAGTTAGCATTACGTCTTGAATATCAATGGTTAGCTCGCGTGGGTAAATTACGTACTCAAACAGGTCCAAATAGCTCAGTAGACTACAACCCATGGATCGGTTCTATCAACGCTGGTTTATCTTACCGTTTCGGTCAAGGTGCTGCTCCAGTTGTTGCACCTGAAGTTGTAAGCAAAACTTTCAACTTAAGCTCTGATGTAACTTTCGCTTTCGGTAAAGCTAACTTAAAACCACAAGCTAAAGCAACTTTAGACGGTATCTACGGCGAAATCGCTCAAATCAACAACGCTAACGTAGCTGTTGCTGGTTATACAGACCGTATCGGTAAAGATGCACCAAACGTGAAATTATCACAACGCCGTGCAGACTCTGTAGCTAACTACTTAGTAGCTAAAGGTGTTCCAGCTCAAAGCATCTCTGCAGTTGGTCACGGTAAAGCTAACCCAGTTACAGGTTCTACTTGTGACGCGGTTAAAGGTCGTAAAGCGCTTATCGCTTGTTTAGCACCAGACCGTCGTGTTGAAATCGCAGTTAACGGTACTAAATAA
- a CDS encoding FAD-binding and (Fe-S)-binding domain-containing protein translates to MLPRLSNVPQLNNVVSDYLSELQKQHFEGDIASNYADRLSLATDNSVYQQLPQAILFPKSVADVVRIAKLANKEKFLHLTFTPRGGGTGTNGQSINNNIIVDLSRHMTGILELNIEERWVRVQAGVVKDQLNQFLKPHGLFFAPELSTSNRATLGGMINTDASGQGSLQYGKTSDHVLALRSVLMNGEILDTSAVKSDDVLENYPLAENGKTLHQTIFQRCKEKRASIIQDLPQLNRFLTGYDLKNVFNKDESEFNLTRILTGSEGSLAFICEAKLNLLPIPKYRTLINVKYSSFDAALRNAPFMVKANALSVETVDSKVLNLAKQDIIWHSVKELLTEEQNPILGLNIVEYAGSNQAKIVSQVTALCQQLDEKIAQGKDHIIGYQLCSDLPSIERIYAMRKKAVGLLGNAKGAAKPIPFVEDTCVPPEHLADYIAEFRALLDSHNLQYGMFGHVDAGVLHVRPALDLCDKEQVKLFKQISDEVAELTVKYGGLLWGEHGKGVRSHYGEKFFTPELWQELRYVKFLFDPNNRLNPGKICTPLNSDAELYSILSPMRADNDRQIPIQMRDEFKGAINCNGNGLCFNFDEHSIMCPSMKVSKNRIFSPKGRAAMVREWLRLMANENVSPDQLDFHKTQVKLTALVERFRNSVQKWRGEYDFSHEVKAAMDTCLACKACASQCPIKIDVPSFRAKFFHFYHSRYLRPAKDHLVANLEVAASYMAKQPALFNYFTKLKVTQSLVEKTLGMTDLPLLSEPNLQQQLVEIGYQGKKLEELESLSATEKANMLFIVQDPYTSYYDAKVVRDFVALTQKLGFSPILLPFKPNGKAMHIKGFLARFSKTAKTQAEFLNRVAKFNVPLVGVDSAIVLSYRDEYKEALGNSRGDFHVLTAHEWLTNQLESNTLQSAVKNIAKSDRTFEWHLFPHCTESTFMPNSPKEWQNIFAQFGQTLKVEKVGCCGMAGVFGHEVQNQTMSKDIYDVSWGKKLQGKDPNHCLATGYSCRSQVKRYEKAILKHPVQALLEILN, encoded by the coding sequence ATGTTGCCCCGTCTTTCTAATGTGCCACAACTTAATAATGTGGTAAGTGATTATCTTAGCGAACTCCAAAAACAGCATTTTGAAGGTGATATTGCCTCAAATTATGCGGACCGTTTAAGTCTCGCTACGGATAACAGCGTCTATCAACAACTTCCACAGGCTATTTTGTTCCCTAAATCTGTTGCAGATGTGGTACGCATCGCCAAATTAGCCAATAAAGAGAAATTCCTTCACTTAACCTTTACACCTCGCGGTGGCGGCACGGGCACAAATGGGCAATCTATTAATAACAATATTATTGTGGATCTCTCTCGCCACATGACTGGCATTTTAGAGCTTAATATAGAAGAACGTTGGGTTCGCGTTCAAGCAGGTGTAGTAAAAGACCAACTAAACCAATTTTTAAAACCTCACGGTTTATTCTTTGCACCAGAACTCTCCACCAGTAATCGAGCAACCCTCGGTGGCATGATTAATACCGATGCTTCCGGTCAAGGTTCATTACAATATGGTAAAACCTCCGATCACGTTTTAGCATTACGTTCTGTTTTGATGAATGGTGAAATATTAGATACAAGTGCGGTCAAATCCGACGATGTTTTAGAAAACTATCCACTAGCAGAAAATGGAAAAACACTACATCAAACGATTTTCCAACGTTGTAAAGAAAAGCGCGCCTCAATCATTCAAGATTTACCACAACTCAATCGCTTTCTCACTGGTTACGATCTTAAGAATGTCTTTAATAAAGATGAAAGTGAATTTAACCTCACCCGAATTCTGACAGGGTCAGAAGGATCACTTGCGTTTATCTGTGAAGCTAAACTTAATTTATTACCGATTCCGAAATATCGTACCTTAATTAATGTGAAGTACAGCTCATTTGATGCAGCCCTTCGCAATGCGCCTTTTATGGTGAAAGCCAATGCCCTTTCCGTTGAAACCGTCGATTCCAAAGTGCTGAACCTTGCTAAGCAAGATATTATTTGGCATTCAGTGAAAGAACTTTTAACAGAAGAACAAAATCCAATTCTGGGTTTAAACATTGTGGAATATGCGGGTAGCAATCAAGCCAAAATCGTCAGCCAAGTGACCGCACTTTGTCAGCAATTAGATGAAAAAATTGCACAAGGCAAAGATCATATTATCGGCTATCAACTTTGTTCTGACTTGCCTTCTATTGAACGTATTTATGCTATGCGTAAAAAAGCGGTGGGGCTATTAGGTAATGCGAAAGGCGCTGCCAAACCGATTCCTTTTGTGGAAGATACCTGTGTACCACCAGAACATCTTGCGGATTACATTGCAGAATTTAGAGCTTTATTAGATAGCCATAATCTGCAATACGGGATGTTTGGCCATGTTGACGCTGGCGTATTGCACGTTCGCCCCGCTTTAGACCTATGCGATAAAGAACAAGTCAAACTCTTTAAACAAATTTCAGATGAAGTGGCAGAACTCACGGTGAAATATGGCGGTTTGTTATGGGGAGAACACGGCAAAGGCGTACGCTCTCATTATGGGGAGAAATTCTTTACCCCCGAACTTTGGCAAGAGTTGCGTTATGTGAAGTTCTTATTTGACCCAAACAATCGTCTCAATCCAGGTAAAATCTGTACACCACTTAATAGCGATGCGGAGCTCTATTCGATTCTCTCGCCGATGCGTGCGGACAATGATCGCCAAATCCCAATTCAAATGCGAGACGAATTCAAAGGCGCGATAAACTGTAACGGCAATGGACTTTGCTTTAACTTTGATGAGCACAGCATTATGTGTCCTTCTATGAAAGTGAGTAAAAACCGCATATTCTCGCCAAAAGGACGAGCCGCCATGGTGCGTGAATGGTTGCGATTAATGGCCAATGAAAACGTATCGCCTGATCAATTAGATTTTCATAAAACACAAGTCAAACTGACCGCACTTGTGGAACGTTTCCGCAATAGCGTGCAGAAATGGCGTGGTGAATATGACTTCTCACATGAAGTAAAAGCGGCAATGGATACTTGTCTGGCTTGTAAAGCCTGTGCAAGCCAATGTCCGATTAAAATTGACGTACCAAGTTTCCGTGCGAAATTTTTCCATTTCTACCACAGCCGTTATTTGCGTCCAGCTAAAGATCATCTTGTGGCAAATTTAGAAGTTGCAGCATCTTATATGGCGAAACAACCGGCATTATTCAATTATTTCACCAAGCTGAAAGTCACTCAAAGCTTGGTTGAAAAAACACTTGGCATGACTGATTTACCTCTCCTTTCAGAGCCAAACCTTCAACAACAATTGGTAGAAATTGGTTATCAAGGTAAAAAATTAGAAGAGTTGGAAAGTCTCAGTGCCACAGAAAAAGCCAATATGCTCTTTATCGTACAAGATCCTTATACCTCTTATTACGATGCTAAAGTGGTGCGAGACTTTGTCGCTCTCACACAAAAATTAGGATTCTCACCAATCCTTCTGCCTTTTAAACCGAATGGCAAAGCCATGCATATTAAAGGTTTTTTAGCTCGCTTTAGTAAAACCGCTAAAACACAAGCGGAATTTTTAAATCGCGTCGCCAAATTCAATGTGCCTTTGGTCGGAGTTGATTCCGCTATTGTGCTTTCTTATCGTGATGAATATAAAGAAGCCTTAGGGAATTCTCGCGGTGACTTCCATGTACTCACGGCACATGAATGGCTGACCAATCAATTAGAAAGTAACACATTACAAAGTGCGGTAAAAAATATCGCAAAATCTGACCGCACTTTTGAGTGGCATTTATTCCCTCATTGTACTGAATCCACCTTTATGCCAAACAGCCCAAAAGAATGGCAGAATATTTTCGCGCAATTTGGACAAACCTTGAAGGTAGAAAAAGTTGGCTGCTGTGGTATGGCGGGCGTATTTGGTCATGAAGTACAAAATCAAACCATGTCGAAAGATATTTACGATGTATCATGGGGCAAAAAATTACAAGGTAAAGATCCGAATCATTGCCTCGCGACTGGCTATTCCTGCCGTAGCCAAGTGAAGCGATATGAAAAAGCCATCTTGAAACACCCTGTTCAAGCATTGCTTGAGATTTTAAATTAG
- a CDS encoding hotdog fold thioesterase: MIWKKHFTLEQLNEMGKHCAVEHLGIEISAYGKNWIEAKMPVDHRTTQPFGLLHGGVSVALAETIGSLAGFLSIEEGQVALGLDINANHLRPVKQGFVTAKATPIALNQNTHVWQIDIRDEQDKLCCVSRLTLSIKHL, encoded by the coding sequence ATGATTTGGAAAAAACACTTCACCCTTGAGCAACTTAATGAAATGGGGAAACATTGTGCTGTTGAGCATTTAGGTATTGAAATCTCGGCTTATGGTAAAAACTGGATTGAGGCAAAAATGCCCGTGGATCATCGCACCACTCAGCCTTTCGGCTTATTACATGGTGGGGTGTCTGTTGCGTTGGCAGAAACTATTGGTTCATTGGCGGGATTTCTCAGTATAGAAGAAGGTCAAGTTGCCTTAGGGTTAGATATCAATGCCAATCACCTTCGCCCAGTGAAACAAGGTTTTGTGACGGCAAAGGCTACGCCAATTGCTTTAAATCAAAATACCCATGTTTGGCAAATTGACATTCGCGATGAACAAGATAAACTCTGTTGCGTTTCTCGATTAACGCTTTCTATCAAACATTTATGA
- the hemH gene encoding ferrochelatase: MNTIKKIGIILANLGTPDAPQPAAISRYLWEFLMDPRVVDLPRWKWYPLLKTIILPMRSKRIARNYQSIWTEQGSPLLAITKQQQADLQPYLTEQGINAHVEIAMTYGNPSMQSAVKNLLKNDVERIIVLPLYPQYSSTTTGALIDSFNRAIAQERNIVPFEFIHSYHLDENYINALVDSIKVRLKPDEFLLFSYHGIPLRYENMGDYYRQHCKQTTIAIVDKLGLTENQWNMTFQSRFGREEWLQPYTDHFLEEAASQGIQKIAVICPGFSVDCLETLEEIEVENKETFLNHGGVSYHYIPALNAEKAHIEMMGKLVLDKLK; the protein is encoded by the coding sequence ATGAATACAATAAAAAAAATCGGCATCATTTTAGCGAATCTTGGTACGCCAGATGCCCCTCAACCCGCGGCGATCTCTCGTTATTTGTGGGAATTTTTAATGGATCCTCGCGTGGTAGATTTACCTCGTTGGAAATGGTATCCCCTTTTAAAAACCATTATTTTACCAATGCGTTCTAAACGTATTGCACGAAATTATCAATCTATTTGGACAGAACAAGGCTCTCCCCTGCTTGCGATTACAAAGCAACAACAAGCGGATTTACAACCTTATTTGACTGAACAAGGTATCAATGCACACGTCGAAATTGCCATGACTTACGGCAATCCTTCGATGCAAAGTGCGGTCAAAAATTTACTCAAAAATGACGTGGAACGCATAATTGTGTTGCCACTTTATCCGCAATATTCCAGCACGACAACGGGTGCATTAATCGATTCCTTCAATCGTGCGATTGCGCAAGAGCGCAATATTGTGCCTTTTGAGTTTATTCATTCTTATCATCTTGATGAAAACTACATTAATGCGTTGGTAGATTCCATCAAAGTGCGGTTAAAACCAGATGAGTTTTTACTCTTTTCTTACCACGGCATTCCATTACGTTATGAGAATATGGGCGATTATTATCGTCAGCATTGTAAACAAACCACGATTGCCATTGTGGATAAATTGGGTTTAACCGAAAACCAATGGAATATGACGTTCCAATCTCGTTTTGGTCGTGAAGAATGGTTACAACCTTATACGGATCACTTTTTAGAAGAAGCCGCTTCTCAAGGTATTCAAAAAATAGCGGTGATTTGCCCGGGCTTTTCGGTGGATTGTTTAGAAACCTTAGAAGAAATTGAGGTTGAAAATAAAGAAACATTCTTAAATCATGGTGGTGTGTCTTATCACTACATCCCTGCATTGAATGCTGAAAAAGCACATATTGAAATGATGGGGAAACTGGTTTTGGATAAGTTGAAATAG